CAAATGTCCCCCCAGTTGCGACCAAGCTAgtagacatgcagttgcgtgcctattgtgggacatgcaactgggcccCATCTCTCTCGACGTTGCCCCCTCTAATAATACAAAGGTCCCccagttgcgaccaagttagaagacatccAGTTGCGTGCCTATTGTGGGACATGCAATTGGGCCCACATCTCTCTGGACGCCGCCCCCTCCGACCaaacaaagccccccccccccccaagttgcgaccaagctagaagacatgcagttgcatgcctagtgtgggacatgcaactcgGCCCCATCTCTCTCGACGctgccccctccgacaaaacaaaggtcccCCGCCCCTTAGTTGAGACCAAGCTACAAGACatgtagttgcatgcctagtgtgggATTAAAACAAATTAAAAAGCAATTTCAGATTAAAACTAGCAAGAAAAAGTAAAAACATTTCCAGATTTAAGAGATTTCAAGAAAGGTTTTGAGTTATAGttaaactaataaaaacaaaagtAAAAAACAAATTTCAGAAATAACAGTTTcactaatgcaaaagatccccgttTCAGGATTAACATAGAACAAAAGTGTTTGCACCACTTACTTAAAAACTAtacatgcaaaaaagaaaaaagaaaaaaaacagtgaGAAAATGGATACATACCATGCTCCCCAAAAAAAACATCAGTCCTCGTGAGGCGGTGCACAAAATGGCAACCCTATGAACCCATTGCTGAGCAGAAGGAGCCCTCCCAGATCTGATTCCTCTTCTTGAGTCAGATCAAGAACCCTAGTGCGAATCATGTCGTCATCATCGTTTtttgttggcttctccatcctcgtcttcttcatctGGAACTTCCATGCAGTCATCATCATCCTTGGATCCTTCATCTTCAGTGTCATTCCCGAATTGAATCACACAGACAACTGCCCTTGGGGAAGGCTGGTCCAAGTAGAAGAGAACCAGCTGACCCTTCCCCAACTTGTTGTCTGAAACAAACTTCCTCCACTCACTCCCATACATTGCACTCTCTCTAGGCCCCTTGTGGCAGTTGACGGTGTACGCCCGTTTGTTTGCCTTAAACTTCAGCGTATCTCCTGTCAGGTTGTTGAAACTATTCCTTTCGTTGCATGGCACAATCTATTTTGTTGACACGGAAAAAAAGTGAAAACAAAACAAATGAAGTAAATAATCATTGTAAAAAATTAGAAAAAGCACCCTCGTGGTTATGAAAAACAATCATGGCCGAAAAATTGAAAAGTAAAAAAATACCTATCATGACAGTATGTGTGTTCTAGACTGGATAAAAAAGATTGTAACacaaaataaatcaaaagaaacaaACAATCATGAATCTACCTGATGCATCAAGCACTGATGTAAAAAGGTCAAGCTGCTACAACCTAAAAATTCAGTCTAGAAACTAGCATATATTTCTAGGCATGactaaggactggaatatgacctACAGGAAATGACGGGAACAAGCAACAAGTCTACATGGTTTTGAACATGAACATCAAAACCCTGAAATCCTACAAAAATCTACATTCCACATTCTACATTCTACATGGGTTCAGAAAAATGAATCAGAAGAGCTTGACGCGCTGGATTAAAAAAATTCAATGTAAACAACTAGTTAAACTAGGGGCTCCCCTCTGCTTCAAAAAATAATATATTCTGTGATGATGAGTACAAACTAAAAAATAAGGATCATACAATGAAAAAATACAGGCTGCTGATTTATCCCTGTGTTTTTAAACTCCCAGACATACATGCTAATGTCGCTTGACCTGCTCTCGCGGTAGCAAGGGCTCAGGCAAACTCTGCAAACCATCTCCTCTGCACATAAAAAAGCCGCCAAAACATTAATTTGTGCTAGTGAGACTCATACATATTCAGCTAATGATTTTTAGTGTGATACTTGTATGTTTCTGAACAAAAAGGATTTCTAGATAATGATCATTTTCATTGGCGTCGCCGCTGATgaccaaaaaatatatatttacatTACGAAGTGGAGATAAAAAAAGATGAATCTATCAAGAGACCATAATATCTTGATTCATACACAAAAAATGAACATCTTACTGATTCATATGGTTTAAGCaaaaaaagaaaactgaaaaaacATGCTGCTGCTGGAAACTTAGTTGCAGTAATCATTATCTTTTGATTCCGTGGAAAAAAAATTGAACATGCTACTAATTAAATAGGGTCTTAGCAAAAGCACTGGCAAAAACAAGTAAACATGCTACTGATACATTCTATAGAGAAAAAAGATTTCAGTGTAATCTCTAGTGATACAATTCAGTAGTAATCTCTCTTGTTTACAAAAGAAAATATTTCAAATAACATGCTACTGGTTAGATAGGGGTTctgaaaaaacaaataaaagataCCCACTCCTACTTGTACATTCAGTGATAATCTCTCTTTCTTTTAAAAGAGACATGCTACTGAACAACTATGGTAATCTAAATAAACAAACAAATGACTGAACCACCCTTAGTGATAGCTTCAGCAAATACACATGAGGGGATTTGATTTAAGTAATATTCCTCAAACATGTTCACAAAAAAATTGTTTCTGCCGAAAATCATATTCTTAAAAAGCTACTACCCTGGACTAAGATAAACAAACAAGGGACTGAACCTCTCCCTAGGTGATGGATCAGTGATAGATCTAGATGTCCGAAGTCCAAATTAGGGGATATGAGAGAACCACTTCTTGAGACCTAGACATCTGAAGCAAGAAGCGTACAAACAAAAATAGACTGACCACTGTATGCTTCAAGGCTATAATCTGGACTCAAATCCCTTCATATATACGCACTACATTACCACCCCCGGTTGAATAAAAAAGGGGATGATTCTATGCTTCAGATCTACTAATCTGGACTTGGTCCAAACAAAAAATGAAACCCAAAAAATCCACTCAGATCTACTGTATCTCACCAACTaacaaacagaaaagaaaaagaaaagatgggatTGCAGTCACCATCAGCGCAGCGTCGCCCATCCTCTCGTTGGCTGTGGAGGAGCACGGCGATTTCTCTTCGATTCGCTTCAGAGATCTTCGGATTTTCACAGAGAaaggatagagagagacagaggatGAAATGGACTCACAACTGCCAATCCCCTCCTCTTAATTACCATGGGGCTGCCACTTCCTCTTCACCTACCCAGCCCACAAAAAGAAACGCGAGATGCTCGCGCGAATCAAGGCCGGCCCAAACAAGACATCAGAAGAATCGCTccaaaaaaaaacaagcaaaacggGCCGGTCTGTGACGTACACAGGCTGAAACAAAGACAAAAGTGGGCCAGCGTGAATCTACAAGCAACACGAGATCGAACGGCTGCATAGTCAGACTTTTTAGCAGCTCCGTAGATATAAATAGATTGCATGCGCTCCTGATGAACAGATACATGCATGACCATCACATCCGTGTGTTCTTTACAGTCATATAGTAGTAGCAAAATACTAATTTGACTAGGCAAGCTAAGACGTGGACATCATCGATCCAGAAAAAGGGTAGGAGCCCAGCTGCAAAAAACGTACGGGCAAGGGAAGCCATCCGTGCATGCATCACTGGACCGATCGATCAGACTGCCGGCAAGAGCAGGTTTTCCTACTCATCGATGCCGATGTATATCTCGATCCGCATGCATGCGGCTCCTCCTCTCTTCTCACTTTCCCGCGGATGCTTATCCAGAACCAGCGCGTCATGATCGTCCTGGCCCTGCTCCTTGCCTACTTGCTGCCATTTGGCGATGCCGATCCACTGGGACACCTCTGCGGCGGCGTCACCGGCGGCGACTACACGGCCCAAAGCACCTACGGGGCCAACCTTGAGCTGCTACCCGCCGCGCTCCGCAAGAACGCCTCGTCCGGCCTCTTCACCAAGGGCTCCGTCGGCGCTGCCCCGCACACCGTCTACGGCCTCGGGCTCTGCCGCGGCGACGCGTCCGCCTGCGGCGACTGCATCGGCGCCGCGTTCGGCGACGTGCAGCAGCTGTGCCCGTTGAACAGGGACGCTCGTGCCCTGCACGAGAAATGCGTCCTCAGCTACTCCAGCCATGACTTCGCCTCATACGGCAGTAATGCCACCGAAAGTTTACTAGTGGTCGTCTGGCCCGACGACGTCAAAGTCAAGCCCATGCATCCTGGCAACGGCGAGAGCGTCGTCAGTGAGATGATCGACGAGATCGCCATGATGGCGGCGTACAGCTTGACGACGGCGAGGTACGCCACCGGCCGCGTCGATGTCAACAGCACCGGCGCCCCACCGGCGTCGATCTACTCTTTGGCGCAGTGCAACCAAGACCTGCCGCCTGATGACTGCCGGGACTGCCTCGACGGCATCAAGAAGATGTTCGTTGGGACATACTCTAGCTCTAGCTCCGTCGTCAGCCGGCAAGGTGCATGGGTTGTCGGTGTGTGGTGCAATTTCAGGTACGGTACTCACCAGTTCTACCAACGCCAGCCCATGTATATGAAAAGCATTGGATCGTCGGGTGTTGGATGAAACGTAAGGAACACGACGACACACACGACTGCGACGCCGTCGCCGGCGCCTGTCGTTCTGCCAAGCCAGATATACAAGAGTAAGCAAATTACGAACATGCATCTTCCTGATTTCCCAAAACTAGCAGGTGTTCTTAAGATAGGGGTAGTACTCTTATTAATTTGATGTTATACTCCCACCATAAATGTACTTGAGCCCACAGACAATGCAGTTAAGATGATCCAAGGTCGAGACCACGATAGATCGGTTTATGCTTCTTTAGTTAAAGAGATTATATATCTCTTGTCTCTTCGAGAAAATAGTATTACTCATGTTAGCCGCTCACAAAATAAGGTTAGCGATAGTCTAGCAAATTTTACTCGTGTTGAGGATAGAACCATGACTTGGATCGGCTCTGGTCCCTCTATTGCGGTTGAGCCAGCCTCCGCTGATTGTAATCTTTTGGTGGTTGAGTAATACAAATTTTTCACTCGCAAAAAAAAAGTACAAGTTTTTTATGAGTCAATTACATAGATGGTGCTAGAATTTGGCGTAAACGGTCATTTTGATACTAGAAGTTGCGGTGTACATCaaagtggtgcaaaaacttggctCGAACATGCAATGGTATATGGAATCTGCGCTGACTAGGCGCATGGGTCCTGCTGTCAGCCACTGGACCTTGGAGAGGGGGTGTGTGGCCTGATTTTTTTTTGAGAACTCCCTCGGAATATATATTTTGGCAAAAAGAAATCCATATCTAAGTGCCATTTTTCATCCCGCTGGTCAAAATTATCAGGAAAAAGGGGAGGCCAGGACTCAAACACGCGACCAAGGTAAGAGAGCAAACCTGTCCAACCAATACGATGTTCCGGTTACGACGTTCTCAATGGATAACAAACAAATCATAATTTTTATTACTTATgttttaaaatatcttttttttagaATCTCACAAAGCTTTATTGCGTCACAATGTTTGTAGGGACGAATACAAGATCTCCGGGCTGACCTAGCCAAACATGGCGGCCAAACTCTAAGGATAAAGCGTACTTTGCGAGATTATGGGCCTCCTCATTTGAGGTCCTGAACTCATGACTAAAAAAGCAAGAAGAAAAATTACTAGAGGTATCTTTAACTTCTCTGATTATTGCACCAAAATTTGCAGCACTCCCCTCCTTGATCGCATCGATGGCCACCTTGCAGTCGGATGCTATGGTCATCTTGTTGATATAGAGATCTTGAGCAAGAGCTATAGCTTCTCGTATTGCTATGGTCTCGAGAATCTGGGGATCAAAGATGTTATTGAGAACAAGTGTCGATGCTCCCACAAAACCTCCTGCTTCATCCCTACAGATAGCACTAGCAGCACCAAACCTCCCTGTCCTGGAAACAGCTGCATCCACATTGATCTTCATGTGCTCAGGTGGTGGCGCTATCCAAGACCTTGGCTTTGTTTTCGGCATCGAAAGTGGCATGTCCTTCTTCTTTTGTAGAAACTCAATGTCCGCGAGATAAGACATGATGAATCTGTCAGTTGCAAAAGGAGTTTGATAGATATCCTCATGTATCACCTTCCGGCGAGCGCTCCATATTGCCCATAAAGTTACAGTCATCAACAGAAACTGATCCGGCGGGAGGGACTCGCTCATTGAGAAGAGCCAGAGCTTAGCATCTGTCTGCGTAGTCATGGTCATATGCTCAACCAGTTCCTCGTTTGACAAAGCCCATACACAACGGGATGCAGTACACTCCAGCAAGGCGTGGCGCCAATTGTCATGCGCTCCACAGAGAGGACATGAGCCAGTTGTTGCCATGTTGCAGTGAAGAAGCACATCTCCCGTGGGGAGTGAATGTTGTGCTAAACGCCAAGCAAAAAATCTCAACTTCGGTGGTACCATGGTCTTCCAGAGTGATAGCCATCCCTTGGATTCAGCCTCCGAATTTGATGGGTCCTCTCTTTCTTCTAGCCACGCCTCGCGGCTGATTTTCATTTTGAGAACCATACGATACGCAGATCGGACAGAGAACCGGCCTTTATTATCCTCTTGCCAAGCCCAAAAATCATCAACTTGCCATGAGCAGAGTGGGATTTGTAAGATTGCCTCAACATCAACCGGAAGGAACACCTGGCGAATTAAGTCCTCCCTCCATGACGCCATGGAGTGGTCAATCAGCTCCGAAACCAAGCGTGGAGGATTTGGTACAAGTGATGAGATAGGTTTCATCACCCCTGTCCTGGGTATCCAGTTTTGTGACCAGATGCTAGTTGAAGCACCATCTCCAATCCTTCTAATTGCTCCTTGCTTGACAATATCTCTCCCATCTAGAATAGAACGCCAGACCTGGGATGGGTGTGCCCCCAAGTCTGCTTCAAGAATAGAGCAGTTTGGGAAATATGCAGCTTTGAGAATTCTAGCACTTAAAGTtgatggttcattcaagattctccATGCTTGTCTTGACAATAAGGCCAGGTTAAAAATTTCTATATCCCGGAAACCAAGGCCACCCAAACTCTTTGGTCTTGTCATCAAATCCCAGGCAACCCAAGAAGGTTTGCGTTACACTTTCACATAGCCCTCTAGGCAACCGGAAGCAAGACATAGAAAACACTGGAATAGCTTGGGCCACTGATTTAATCAGTACCTCCTTGCCTGCTGCTGACAACAATTTCTCCATCCAACcttttattttctcccacactctGTCTCTGAGGTATTTAAAAGCTCCATTCCTTGACTGTCTCACATCTGTAGGCATGCCTAGGTACTTATCACTTAGAGATTCATTTTGAACATTAAGAATGTTTTTCACCTCCTCTCTAAGACTCACAGGACATCCTCTACTAAAAAAGATTGAAGATTTATCATGGTTGATTCTCTGACCTGATGCTGAAAATAAGCATCCAGTAGGTTTGAAACCTCATTTGCCCCCTGAGTACTTGTCTTAAAaagcagcaggctgtcatctgcaaacaagAGGTGATTTACTGCTGGAGCAGTGTTAGCCACCTTTATCCCACCAAGGGATGATGACTGAGAACTATgttttaaaaggcacgaaaggccctccgctgcaatCAAGAAAAGATAAGGGGAAATAGGATCTCCCTGCCGAATACCTCTTGTCGGCGTGAAACTTTCCAACTTCTCACCATTGAACATGACTGAAAAAGATACAGAGGTGATCAAGCTCATCACCATATCAATCCAGGATGTTGCAAAACCAagtttgcccataattgcatttaggtaaggccattcaagcctatcataggccttcatcatatccagcttCTGTGCACAAAAACTATTGGATTTAGATTTATTCCTCTTCATGAAATGCAAACATTCGTAGGCACAGATGATATTATCAGTAATTAACCTTCCAGGGACAAAGGCGGACTGTTCATCCGAAATGATATCCGGTAGTATCAACTTTAGCCTGTTGGCTACCACTTTCGACACTATCTTGTAAAGCACATTGCATAGACTGATAGGCCTAAACTGTGTTAGGAGAGTGGGATCCGGTACCTTGGGTATTAGGACCAGAATAGTATCATTTATGCACGTCGCACTCTCTTCGCCTCTTATTATCCTGAGCACTGCATTGGTTACCTCAGCCCCACATATATCCCAGTGACGCTGATAGAAATGTGCTGGAAACCCATCTGGCCCCGGGGCCTTCGTGGGAAACATCTGAAATAGTGCATTCTTTACCTCATCAACAGTGTATGGAGCACATAGAGCAGAATTCATCTCATGGGTAACTTTCTGTGGTACGTGCTGTAGGACCTCATCCACGCCCTGCACCCCTTCTGAGGAATATAGATTGCGGTAAAAATCGGTCACCATTTGTTTCATCTCTACCGAATTGTCTGTGCGTATACCCAGCGCATTAGAAAGCGCCCTTAtcatattcttcttcctcctcatatTTGCTCTCATGTGAAAAAACTTAGTGTTCCTATCACCCTCAGCTAACCATGTTATCCTTGATCTCTGTCTCCACATAATCTCCTCTCTATGGTAAAGCTCAACGAGACGTTCGTTCAGCTTAATCTCCATATGATTCGGCGAGGTCCGAGAAGGAGCATTGCGGAGCCTTTCCAGTTCTGCTTTTgcttttttttatttcctttggGACACTCCCAAACGTGTCAGCATTCCACTTAGCGAGGGTGCTGGACAGCTCTGTAAGTTTGTTGCGTAACGCCTCCACACTTGTCTCGCCTGGGTTCTCATTCCACCTGGCTGTGATTGTGTCCCTCCATGATTCGTGGCCTTCCCACATAACCTCGTAGCGGAAACTAGGTTTTGACCGAGGTATGTTTTCCTCAAGCTGCAGAACTATCGGTCCGTGATCAGATGATGCCGAAGTTATGTGTGTTACTCTTGCCAAAGGGAACATGGTGGACCATTCAGAAGTTGCCAGCGCTCGGTCCAGACGGACACGGGTGTAGGAGCCTCCCGTCACTTTCTTCTCGAAAGTCCAGAACCTGCCTTGATAGCCCAGATCCATCAACATGCATACGTCAACAACGTCTCGAAATCCCTGAATCTGGGCATTGCTACGGTTTGCAACACCCTCATGCTTGTCCGGACGTAAAACTTCATTAAAGTCTCCAATACAAAGCCATGGGAGAGGGTTGTAAGCAGACAAACCCTTCAACAGGTCCCATGTTTGGTGCCGCAAGTGAGTTTGGGCCTCACCATAAACACACGTTAATCTCCACGGATCTCTTCCATTCTCCACAATTTTTGCATCAATGTGGTATACCGAGTCACCCAAAATCTCAATGCTAATATTGTTGTTCCAGAAAATTCCAATCCCGCCACTTCTGCCTTGGCTATCTATAGCATAGGCATTATCATAACCCAATGTACTCGAAAATGATTCTACACGTGCTCCTGAAATTTGAGTTTCAACGATGCAAAGCACGGTAGGGGCAAACTTCCTCGCGAACTCGCGAAGTTCTCGAACTGCCGCAGGTTTGCCCGCGCCACGGTAGTTCCAGCTCAGTACAATCATTGGGCTCGGCGGCgctcctcgaaggagcccgccaaATTTCTCACAGTACCTGTACCCTCTTCGCTTTCCTCCCCATCcaccttagtccttttcaggtctCTCCGAGGAGGTGGACTGGTTAGTGTTGTGGCCGACGGCACAATGGCCAGTTGGAGCTTGCTAGGGTTAACATTGTGTGACGTCCCGGATGCTGGCATGTTGTTCTCCCTTTCCTTCCTATCAATTCTCTTTCTGCTTGGGTCTGACATATCAACATCAGCAGGCTGTTCAGAACTATGTTCCTTTCCTCCTTTGCCATAACCCTGGTGGTCTTGGTTCCTATTCTCATCAGCAAAACGACCTGCTGATCGGTTCCCCTCCGATCGCCAGCCTGTGCGACCTCCAGCTCGACCACCACGTCTACCCCCTCTGCGGCCCTGTCCCTCACCAGGTCCTTGACCATTATGCATAAACCATTCCGATCTGAGCTCCTTAAAAACCAAAGCCAATGGAGGATGAACTCCGTTTCCATGCTCCTTATACAGGTGGCCTAACATACCACACACCAATCCGGCAGTCTTTCGTATTTGACTCTGTAAATCTGCCTTTCGCCCCCTCTGATCATGGACACTGCGTTTTTTAGTGGTTTGAAGACATTGATTCGCACCCAGACGCGGTAGAAGTTACCAGTGAAATCATGTGAATTGGTCTCTGCAAAGAGCACCTCCCCCATCTTTGATGCAAGCTGTGGCACCATAACAGCATACAAGTCAGGGACATCATGGATCTGTATCTAGATATCAATTGTCTCAAGCTTGATTGTCGATGGTTTTGTGATCCCATCATACGGTGCTAGGATCACCGCATCTCCTCTGAAATTCCATGGGCCATCCTGCATGACCCTCTCCCAATCCCCAAGACAAGCGAACTGGACCGTATAGAGGTTGTCCTCGAGAGGCTTGAATTTCACCTGTTGCGCTACATCCCATGCAGATCGCATGTTTCTATAGAACCATGTCTGGCTATAGGTTTTATTGGTGTTGACCCGGGCCAGCGCAATCCATCTAGGTTCTGGTTGCGGCGCCTCTCTCTCGTCGAAGATCACATCATCAAGATCCTCCTCCTTCAGCCCTAGTTCCTGCATCATCTTCTCCATCTCGTTGACCCCCGAGGAGCCCGAGGCTCCGTCAGATGCCATGTAGATCTCTTACCCGATGAGAACCAACTGATCGGGTGACTTTGTGGAACCCTAGAGCCGCCGCAACCGAGGACACAAGCCCCGGCGCTCCTGGTAAACTCAGAAGATCGGCGGTAGGGAGCAAAAACGCTACTCGACGGCGGCTCTAGGGTTACAATATCTGCAGCCCACTTAAGCTCCACATGTGTCCTTACTAAATATTTATATGGCTGTTATCAATTATTGAACGAATCAACGTGTAGGGTGGAGATTTTGGTAGCCTGTAGTCGCGGTTCGAAACCTGGCCGAAATCTTTTTCTGTTAATATTTGCACGCCCaagccaagtttttgcaccacttcGATGTACACCACAACTTCTAGCACCAAAGTGACCATTTGCACCAAGTTCTAGCACCACCTGTGTAATTGACTCTTCTTTTATGTCTCCCACTCTCCGTTTATGAAAGTCTACAGGCCGTGCCCTCAGTCACGTTGTATCATCCCAATCGCCCCTAAAAAAATTTTGAACCAGACAAGAGAGTTGCATGTATTATACTCcctacatctagatacatccgtttgatcGACAAGTAATTCCTGACGGAGTAATATAAAGATAGCAATCGTTCCTAAATTAAGGATTACAAACTTGATGTGTACATACATGGCAGTATGCAACATCAAATTATTCAACTAACCACTTGTACCCATGTCAATTTTTTTATGCTAGATCATAACTTGAAGATTTTGGTCAACGCCATCATCGTCCCTCTACTAGCAACTTTATTCTGCTTCATTGTTTGCTTTGTATTGATCAGAGCACACAAGAAAGGTAAGTTTTCGAGATGCTATATTGCTATCAGACACTCCTTGCAAACGGTTGCGTTGATCAAAATCTAACATGCATTCTTGTTTCTATATTCAGAAAAGGCTGGCTTGCAGGACAAGCCTAACATAAATGTCAACGAAGATGAATTAGTTTGGGGGTTAGAAGGAAAGGATTCAGAGTTCACTTTTTTCGACTTCTCGCAAATATCGAATGCTACAAGTAACTTCTCAGACGAAAATAAATTGGGACAAGGGGGCTTTGGCCCTGTATACAAGGTAAAATGGAATGGTGTGCAAAATATAAAGAAATACCATACCATAGTTGCAAAATAACTTATTCATCATTATGCCGGTCTGCAAAATAGATGACGTTGTGAAAGCTTGCAAAAAAACTAGAAGTAGTCAATACATTATAAGGTATTTAGATTGGTCTAGTGAACATAACGTCATTACATTCTTCTTAAAAATATAACttccattttttttcattttactaACAAACCCATACGAGATGTAATGGTCAAATTTACATGTTCGACACATGTCCAAAATGATATTATTTATAGGGAGTTCTATCTTATAATTACATCGTACCTAAGTTTACATTTTATTCAAGTAACGTTGATTGTGTTTAGGCATGGCTAGCCTTGGGTTACGAGATACATCCAGCTCTAAAAAAAACTGAAAAGGGACATCATTAACCATTTTTTGACCTTCAGGGCCAGTTTCCAGATGGGCGGGAGATGGCTATTAAGAGACTTGCTTCAAATTCTGGACAAGGTTTCACAGAGTTCAAAAATGAAGTCCAACTCATAGCCAAGCTCCAGCATACAAATTTGGTTAGGCTCTTGGGATGTTGCTCTCAACGGCGGGAGAAAATGGTGATATACGAATATTTGCCAAATAAGAGTTTGGACTTCTTTATTTTTGGTACTACTTCCGTCTCTCTAGGAATGCCATCCTGGGCTATAATTTCTTGACTTTTCTTTTAGATGAGCCATCACTGACTTCCTAACTGAAGGCATGTCATAATTTTATATGTATGTTCAACTTATTAGCAGATGACACAAAAAGGGCTTTACTAAAGTGGAATAAACGCCTAGCAATAATTGAAGGCATAGCGCAAGGGCTTCTATATTTGCACAAGCACTCTCGGTTGCGGGTCATACGCAGAGATCTGAAAGCAAGCAACATTCTATTGGACAATGAAATGCAACCTAAAATTTCAGATTTTGGACTTGCAAAGATATTCAGCTCAGATGATATTGAAGGAAACACAACAAGGATTGTTGGGACATAGTAAGTTGTTTCTACATATCAGTCCATGCTGATTTCAACACAAGTTCAGAAAATACATTAATATGTGTCCCATTTGGTACTGTTTCAGTGGTTATATGGCTCGGCTCCTGAGTATGCTTCTGCTGGAATCTTTCTCC
This DNA window, taken from Triticum aestivum cultivar Chinese Spring chromosome 1D, IWGSC CS RefSeq v2.1, whole genome shotgun sequence, encodes the following:
- the LOC123182573 gene encoding cysteine-rich receptor-like protein kinase 6 isoform X4 — its product is MIVLALLLAYLLPFGDADPLGHLCGGVTGGDYTAQSTYGANLELLPAALRKNASSGLFTKGSVGAAPHTVYGLGLCRGDASACGDCIGAAFGDVQQLCPLNRDARALHEKCVLSYSSHDFASYGSNATESLLVVVWPDDVKVKPMHPGNGESVVSEMIDEIAMMAAYSLTTARYATGRVDVNSTGAPPASIYSLAQCNQDLPPDDCRDCLDGIKKMFVGTYSSSSSVVSRQGAWVVGVWCNFRYGTHQFYQRQPMYMKSIGSSGVG
- the LOC123182573 gene encoding cysteine-rich receptor-like protein kinase 10 isoform X3 → MTKKARRKITRDHNLKILVNAIIVPLLATLFCFIVCFVLIRAHKKEKAGLQDKPNINVNEDELVWGLEGKDSEFTFFDFSQISNATSNFSDENKLGQGGFGPVYKGQFPDGREMAIKRLASNSGQGFTEFKNEVQLIAKLQHTNLVRLLGCCSQRREKMVIYEYLPNKSLDFFIFADDTKRALLKWNKRLAIIEGIAQGLLYLHKHSRLRVIRRDLKASNILLDNEMQPKISDFGLAKIFSSDDIEGNTTRIVGTYGYMARLLSMLLLESFSTKSDVFSFGVLILEIISGKRNSCFDQQGSFFNLLGDTWKSWKEKRCLELLDASLALDISSSDIMRCVSIALSCVQENADDQPTMSDVVSMLSTENMTLPEPNNRAYFQVRVTKEVASIVLGPSSSNEMTISVLCSR
- the LOC123182573 gene encoding cysteine-rich receptor-like protein kinase 10 isoform X2 — encoded protein: MQHQIIQLTTCTHVNFFMLDHNLKILVNAIIVPLLATLFCFIVCFVLIRAHKKEKAGLQDKPNINVNEDELVWGLEGKDSEFTFFDFSQISNATSNFSDENKLGQGGFGPVYKGQFPDGREMAIKRLASNSGQGFTEFKNEVQLIAKLQHTNLVRLLGCCSQRREKMVIYEYLPNKSLDFFIFDDTKRALLKWNKRLAIIEGIAQGLLYLHKHSRLRVIRRDLKASNILLDNEMQPKISDFGLAKIFSSDDIEGNTTRIVGTYGYMARLLSMLLLESFSTKSDVFSFGVLILEIISGKRNSCFDQQGSFFNLLGDTWKSWKEKRCLELLDASLALDISSSDIMRCVSIALSCVQENADDQPTMSDVVSMLSTENMTLPEPNNRAYFQVRVTKEVASIVLGPSSSNEMTISVLCSR
- the LOC123182573 gene encoding cysteine-rich receptor-like protein kinase 10 isoform X1, with the translated sequence MQHQIIQLTTCTHVNFFMLDHNLKILVNAIIVPLLATLFCFIVCFVLIRAHKKEKAGLQDKPNINVNEDELVWGLEGKDSEFTFFDFSQISNATSNFSDENKLGQGGFGPVYKGQFPDGREMAIKRLASNSGQGFTEFKNEVQLIAKLQHTNLVRLLGCCSQRREKMVIYEYLPNKSLDFFIFADDTKRALLKWNKRLAIIEGIAQGLLYLHKHSRLRVIRRDLKASNILLDNEMQPKISDFGLAKIFSSDDIEGNTTRIVGTYGYMARLLSMLLLESFSTKSDVFSFGVLILEIISGKRNSCFDQQGSFFNLLGDTWKSWKEKRCLELLDASLALDISSSDIMRCVSIALSCVQENADDQPTMSDVVSMLSTENMTLPEPNNRAYFQVRVTKEVASIVLGPSSSNEMTISVLCSR